A region of Ferviditalea candida DNA encodes the following proteins:
- a CDS encoding endonuclease/exonuclease/phosphatase family protein produces the protein MEKKSLVRVMTFNIRHARGMNNRVSLRRIQDEISRGEAHIVALQEVDRFNARSWFRDQVRVIARSLEMNWCFSDSIHQGMFQYGNAILSRFPLEGTNKIFLPGKERRSILRSGVVIDERIVRVVNTHLSVNAVERSRQFPMLMASVDKLDPPVVLMGDFNMEYHHRLFLQMSPRWQRVAPQPKTATYAGGQEIDHIFVNVPGLKGRAWVQETDASDHHAVLAEIPLDMLHYSQDSVAEHGSHNDKK, from the coding sequence ATGGAAAAAAAGTCTCTGGTTCGCGTCATGACTTTTAACATCCGGCATGCCAGAGGAATGAACAATAGGGTCAGCTTACGCAGGATACAAGATGAAATCTCTCGAGGCGAAGCGCATATTGTCGCCCTTCAAGAGGTGGACCGGTTCAACGCGCGAAGCTGGTTTCGCGATCAGGTCCGAGTGATTGCCCGAAGTTTGGAAATGAACTGGTGCTTTTCGGACAGCATCCATCAGGGGATGTTTCAGTACGGCAACGCGATTTTGAGCCGCTTTCCGTTAGAGGGCACGAATAAAATATTCTTGCCGGGAAAGGAACGAAGGTCGATCCTGAGATCGGGTGTCGTCATTGATGAGCGTATCGTACGGGTCGTAAATACGCATTTGTCCGTGAATGCGGTGGAAAGAAGCAGACAGTTTCCGATGCTGATGGCGTCCGTTGACAAGCTGGATCCGCCTGTCGTGCTGATGGGGGATTTCAATATGGAATATCACCACCGGCTGTTTCTGCAGATGAGCCCCCGCTGGCAGCGGGTCGCGCCGCAGCCCAAAACGGCAACATATGCGGGAGGCCAGGAGATCGATCATATTTTTGTAAATGTTCCCGGTTTGAAGGGACGCGCCTGGGTACAGGAAACGGACGCTTCGGATCATCATGCGGTCCTAGCGGAAATTCCCCTGGACATGTTACACTATAGTCAAGATAGTGTGGCGGAGCATGGAAGTCATAACGATAAGAAATAG
- a CDS encoding 5-formyltetrahydrofolate cyclo-ligase — MDASIAQLKKEMRRRIEAQRAALSETERQVRSAAICEQAIRYFWDGRDAGKAGPMADHPALTVLAYFPFRSEADISPVIEYCWDRSIRLAAPKVDKASGNLSLHWVRGYEDLALGAWGIREPGERAALLENASEIDLILVPGMAFDRAGRRLGYGGGFYDRLLASLGGQGSKTPVKASLIYQFQLVDEVPAEQHDIRVDTLISENGVIAANGKNP, encoded by the coding sequence TTGGATGCTTCGATCGCCCAACTCAAAAAGGAAATGCGCCGACGGATCGAGGCTCAAAGGGCAGCGCTGTCTGAAACGGAGAGGCAAGTCCGCTCCGCCGCAATTTGCGAGCAGGCTATCCGTTATTTTTGGGATGGCAGGGATGCCGGGAAAGCCGGCCCGATGGCGGATCATCCTGCGTTAACCGTGCTTGCGTACTTTCCCTTTCGTTCGGAAGCCGACATTTCACCGGTCATCGAATACTGCTGGGACCGGAGTATCCGGCTGGCGGCTCCGAAAGTGGACAAAGCAAGCGGAAATCTGTCGCTTCATTGGGTCCGCGGATATGAGGATTTGGCGCTCGGGGCCTGGGGGATCCGCGAACCGGGGGAACGCGCGGCATTGCTGGAGAATGCTTCGGAAATCGATTTGATATTGGTTCCCGGCATGGCTTTCGACCGAGCCGGCAGAAGGCTCGGATACGGCGGCGGATTTTACGATCGGCTGCTCGCATCGCTGGGAGGACAGGGCTCTAAAACGCCTGTGAAAGCATCGCTGATTTACCAGTTTCAGCTGGTCGATGAAGTTCCGGCGGAGCAGCATGACATCCGCGTGGATACTCTGATTTCAGAAAATGGAGTTATTGCCGCCAACGGGAAAAACCCGTAA